Genomic segment of Candoia aspera isolate rCanAsp1 chromosome 2, rCanAsp1.hap2, whole genome shotgun sequence:
CATTCAGAAAGGGCTGGTTCAGTCTTAGGCAtacatgggtttagtgctcttttagaAGAGTGGTAGACCTACATTTCAAAATAAGCTACCGTGCAAGTCCACTGCTGCACACAAGTTCTATCTAAAGAGGGGAAGGGAGTCAGGTTCTGCCAGCTGTGTATTGCTAGCTCTGTCCCAAGTGACAGCATTACACAATTTCCAGTGCTTGTCTTGCCAAGAGATTTTTAATGGACATATTTTAGCCCAAGTGACAGTTCACAGGAGTGGAGACAGGCATGGGAGGGAATGCTGGGCAAGGTCCATCTGCTTCATCCCACGCATCTCCTTTCAGCTTGTGATCTGTCAGCCGGACACAGGATTAACTTTCATTCAGAAGAGCGTTAGGCCTGTGCTCAGTGTGGCATATGGGTCTGAGTGGCCTGGCCTGGTTGTTGTTCTGCTGGTTTGAGCCCGCCATGGCAGTGagtaaaaggagaaaaagcagctcagttctggccttgaGTGGCAGCTTTTCTGTCATGGGGCCTGgtgagctgacctggctgctagccagtGCTGTTGTGGTGAGGCTTAGAGACAGCATtcccattggtccagcctggTATATAGGTATTGGGGTCTAGAGCCCTGGGgggacacccacctcctcagttgctggagGACATGCTGACAGTCTAACCTAACAattggagagaggagaggagaaaaaagtcTGTGCCTGGAGTGGCTGGAGAGAAGTTGGAGGGAAAAGTTAAGTGTGCAGAGCAGTTGTCGGTCCCTGgtcaggaagggagaagaaaggcccAGAGGTGGCTTCCTTGGATGAAGGGCagtgaagacccagagggacGAGAGCTTCACCCAAGACCCCAGAGAGGAAGTGTGATGGAAAGTGAGGGTGACctgggaagccagctgggaagagatgccacctagggaactatgataaaagagaaaggagcccacagaaagaaacttaggaaggacccaccctaaccactcaggcagtaaatagggagggtgggaggtttttactgtcagacttgcaagattctgctaatgtagccttataGTAAAGTAGCATTCGCTTATCTGgtggtgtttcctgtctggtctacctgagaagGCTGACAGGAAGGATGAGAACAGCTGTGGTGGAGACaggaccgcaactagggtctgtgtctccCGGGCCAAACAtagattccgcgcccattttggcacccttccagcactcattttggcaccccaccagcgcggcacctggggcacatgccccggttgcccctcctagttgcggccctgggtggaGAAGCCCTGGTCTCTGAGGAAGGCCTGGGAAGAAGACCCTGAGAGAGCGGCTTCCCTGGCAGAGAAGGAGCAGGTGTGTGACTGAACAGGAGGAAGTCCAGCCGTACTGAGCCCACTACAAGGAAGTCTGGCCCGTTCCTTTCTTTttgagctctctctctctcatcaagcCCAGAAATGGGGGAGGAAGACAGAGAGCTAGGGGGGATAGTCTCTGGCAGGGAAACTTTGGAGGAAACCTGGCACCAGCTGAACACTGGGACTGTGTTGTATATACCTGTTGTATATACCTGCTGTAAATAACATCATTGTatatagtaaaaagcataaaaggcCTCCACCGTCTGTTCTGTGCCAGTTGCCACATTTGCAAGAACAATACACCCcctgctcaaaaaaaaaaacgctGTCACGCTGTGACACTTGGACATAGCTTGACGGACAAGTCCCCAGGGGAAGCACCTGTGAGCCAGCACTGGGCTTCATTCACCCAACCCTGCCCCATCACTCATAAAGGAACATGATTGGTGGTCTTCTCTGTCAGCAGAAGGTAGGAGGGAAAGAAGccagggaaatccaccaatcCCTTTCCTTAATTAGGCCTGCATTAAAACTGCAAGGATAATGCTGCTCCTCTGCCTTGTTACCTGGCCAAGCCCGGCCTGCCCCTCGAGGCCATGCAATTAGCGCTGGCGCATTTTTCTGTTGACTCAAGGACTAGACTCTTCCCTCAGAAGTGAGCCAAGATATTTGTACTTCTGCTATTCTTTCCTTCGGGGAGGAAATGGAAACTCGCTTAATTgcgaggcttttttttttttgaaaggaaaGTAGAGAAAAGTGAATATCAGCCTGAAAAAGGAAATGAGTTCTTGACAGCGATCATTCTCTTTTGAAAGTCTTTTGGGCCGCAGAACAGCGGCTGAATCTGGGGGGAAATCCCCAGGGTGGGAAATCCACGGTGGAATAGTTTCCCTGCTGTATATCATGACTAATGAACTCAGTGTATCCAGAAATAAAAGGGCCAGCTCAGTCTATgagcttttaaaaattgaaaatgtgggggaaatctttttaaaagaatttaaaaaaaaagtgggggggggagaggagaacaTCTGCAGTTTAATTAGCACAACCTGCCCATCATGCTCTCGCTAGAAAAAGAGACAAATTAAAAGAGAACAATTCTgatataaaagagaaataaatcaaTTTGCCAGCCTTGAACCTGGAGGATTACAGCCAGGACACCCTTTGCTTTGTCAGATGAACATGACATCTGGGGACCTTCATCTGATCACTAAATGATAATCTGTTCTGGTTATTTTGTCACActgctttgattttaattatttatttatttatgtttcaaatttatacagctgcccatctcaccaacaagcgactctgggtggcatacaaggaGATACAGTaactacattaaaaatattaaaaaccaaccaaaacaaagaatactatttgtttgtttgtttgtttgatttctatagctgcccatctcagcaagtgactctgacgAAGGGATGTaaaaaataagggagccacctcactgGTTCaccgtcccctggggtccccaggcctgctggcaaaaccaagtCTTGAGGGAGCTCTGGAAGCTCAACCGTGACAAGGCCGACCTCACCTCAAgtggggagaagattccacaacgcaggggccacagcagaaaatgcCGCCCGCCCAGGGCCCACCAAATGTAGCAGGGGAGGCAAGACCCTTTGTTTCCTAAAGAGCTGTGGACAGTAAGGCTCTCTGGGGTTGATCTGGCTTTGGCTTGGTATGCTTAATTGGGGTTCATCTGACAAACCGTACTACAGATTTGACCGGTGAGTCTGCAAGCTGAAGTGCAACAGATCCGCTGGATAAATCCTCCTGTTAAAATTTGGGAGTCAAGAGGACACCCAGCAAAGGAGTCCGGAATCTTGGTTCCCTTCCCCAACCAAGTCTCGAGGGAGCTCCGGAAGCTCAACCGTGACAAGGCCGACCTCACCTCaaggggggagaagattccacaacgcaggggccacagcagaaaatgcCGCCCGCCCAGGGCCCACCAAATGTAGCAGGGGAGGCAAGACCCTTTGTTTCCTAAAGAGCTGTGGACAGTAAGGCTCTCTGGGGTTGATCTGGCTTTGGCTTGGTATGCTTAATTGGGGTTCATCTGACAAACCGTACTACAGATTTGACCGGTGAGTCTGCAAGCTGAAGTGCAACAGATCCGCTGGATAAATCCTCCTGTTAAAATTTGGGAGTCAAGAGGACACCCAGCAAAGGAGTCCGGAATCTTGGTTCCCTTCCCCAACCAAGTCTCGAGGGAGCTCCGGAAGCTCAACCGTGACAAGGCCGACCTCACCTCaaggggggagaagattccacaacgcaggggccacagcagaaaatgcCGCCCGCCCAGGGCCCACCAAATGTAGCAGGGGAGGCAAGACCCTTTGTTTCCTAAAGAGCTGTGGACAGTAAGGCTCTCTGGGGTTGATCTGGCTTTGGCTTGGTATGCTTAATTGGGGTTCATCTGACAAACCGTACTACAGATTTGACCGGTGAGTCTGCAAGCTGAAGTGCAACAGATCCGCTGGATAAATCCTCCTGTTAAAATTTGGGAGTCAAGAGGACACCCAGCAAAGGAGTCCGGAATCTTGGTTCCCTTCCCCAACCAAGTCTCGAGGGAGCTCCGGAAGCTCAACCGTGACAAGGCCGACCTCACCTCaaggggggagaagattccacaacgcaggggccacagcagaaaatgcCGCCCGCCCAGGGCCCACCAAATGTAGCAGGGGAGGCAAGACCCTTTGTTTCCTAAAGAGCTGTGGACAGTAAGGCTCTCTGGGGTTGATCTGGCTTTGGCTTGGTATGCTTAATTGGGGTTCATCTGACAAACCATACTACAGATTTGACCGGTGAGTCTGCAAGCTGAAGTGCAACAGATCCGCTGGATAAATCCTCCTGTTAAAATTTGGGAGTCAAGAGGACACCCAGCAAAGGAGTCCGGAATCTTGGTTCCCTTCCCCAACCAAGTCTCGAGGGAGCTCCGGAAGCTCAACCGTGACAAGGCCGACCTCACCTCaaggggggagaagattccacaacgcaggggccacagcagaaaatgcCGCCCGCCCAGGGCCCACCAAATGTAGCAGGGGAGGCAAGACCCTTTGTTTCCTAAAGAGCTGTGGACAGTAAGGCTCTCTGGGGTTGATCTGGCTTTGGCTTGGTATGCTTAATTGGGGTTCATCTGACAAACCGTACTACAGATTTGACCGGTGAGTCTGCAAGCTGAAGTGCAACAGATCCGCTGGATAAATCCTCCTGTTAAAATTTGGGAGTCAAGAGGACACCCAGCAAAGGAGTCCGGAATCTTGGTTCCCTTCCCCAACCAAGTCTCGAGGGAGCTCCGGAAGCTCAACCGTGACAAGGCCGACCTCACCTCaaggggggagaagattccacaacacaggggccacagcagaaaaggcctgccgcCCGCTCAgggcccaccaaatgtagctccctagatgaCGGAACCCGTAACATACCCTCCCTGCTGGATCTCTTAGGACTATAAAACTatagttttagtttatttttaactataaaactAAACCTTTGGCAATATATGACTCATGCTGATAAACCCCTTCTTAGTTTAGCCCCATTTCGGTACTTATGCAAATGCTATCAGTCCAGGCATTGAAAAGAAATCCAACGTGTATAGAATTAGGGTATTAGTCTAGGCTGGGGAcacccagattctagtcctccctcaaCTGCAGAAACTCCCTGTAGGACCCTGGACCATTCCCTTTCTCACAGTTCAACAGTTAGTGTGGTTTAATGGTGAAAGTGCTGACTAGGAGTGGGAGACCCAGTCCTAGTCCCTCttggccatggaagctccctgtgAGACTTTGGGtctgtccctccctctcagtccaagagTCGGTGTGGTCTAGTGGTGAGACTCAGGAGTTCCCCCCCAGCCATAGGAGATCTTTTAGGCCAATTGTCCTCTCTCAGCATGagaaccagggctgcaactagggtctgcgtcacccagggcaaacatggattccgcacccattttggcacccccccagcgctcattttggcgccccaccagcatggtgcccagggcacatgccccagttgccccccctagttgcggccctgatgagAACCATGCTGTGGGGAAGGATTGAAAACAAGGAGACCCAGGTTGTAGGCCACAGAAGGTCACTAGATGAGTTTGGTCAGTCActgtctcagcccaatctacctcacagggttattgttgtaggAAAACACAAAAGGAGGGAGTACTATACAttatacactgccttgagcttttaaatcaaaggcaggatataaatctaacaaatgattAGCTGATAGACaagcagacagacagatgatagagatgatagcgaggatggatggatggatggatggatggatgaataggaTTCCCTCTATAGATCCCATTCGTTTCAGCAGCACATCGCTTGGAATGAGCAAGGAAGGTCCTGTTCAAGAGATGGAGAAATCAGACATCCATCAAGCATCTGAGAGGGCTTCTTGCTAGCCTTTGGGTCAGGCTATGATCATCCACAGTGCAATTTCTCCCCAACTGATGGAAGTACTAACTTACCTGTAGAGATTCAGAGGCATGTAGGAGAAAGTGACTTGCTGTAAATGCATGAGTTTTTCTGTAAAGATGTCCCCCTTAAGAACGGCATAGAAAGTGACTGCTCTGAAAAATTAAGTAGGCCTCCCAGCTGAGTCAACCAGCCTTTTGCAGATCTGAGGCTTGGGTGGATGACATTTCTCTGAGTCAGTGTTGTTGCGTGTCTTTGAATTGTGGTTTTGAATCAGCTGAGGGCCCATTTGAGATTCCTTTGCAATTGGGATTGTGGGGAGGCATGCATCTCTGCAGCCTCAAAGGTCTTCTCCAGCATTTATGGGGTCCTGCGCTGGCACTGCAGGCTGGCTCTGTTAGTATCTCTGGAATTCTGGAGGGGAGAAGTGGTTATATAGCAACAAGGGTTACTTTAGGCCACTGGAACACAAGAGTAAGTCATTTGCagccatgtttatttattttgtgagtTATCTTGGGGTGCATTGCAATTGAATGGGTGTGCTAATATTTTGGAAGGAGAAGTTGTGCTTGCCTGGCACATGCAAGAATTTGTTTTGGGGCGGGGGTATTCAAGGCAGGGGATACCTACTAGTGCCAATGAAACCAGCTATTATTGTTGAGAGCCTACACTTTGCGTGGAAGGAACACTTATTGCTGATTGTGCCTCACCCTGATAATATTTGTCTGATCCATATTTTGGATGCTAAATGTGTATTCCTGGTCTTCGGGTTGAAGTTATTGTGACTCAGGACTAAAATCAAACTGAAGAGAACAATTCATGGCAAGGAAGCGATCCattacaaaatttcattttattgtttggcCTCATTCAAAGGTAACTTTAAACACAGAGTCAAACAAAGCCACATTTCTCTTTCTTAACAGTACATGGTTTCACCCTCTGCTGAGCAGGGATTCAGAACAGAATAaatagccaaataaataaataaataaataaataagccacatgctagtaaaaaaaaacccaaaacatttataatatttatacttaattctttttttcacgGCAACCTATACAGTAAGGTATTTCTGCAGAAAGCCTATAAGGTGCCAATGAAATACCCAAAATGTCAGACCTTCTGACATCAGATTGAAGCAGTACAATCCAAGAGAGAATTTTGGaagctttctaaataaatatggatGGGATTGCGCTGTTAGGTGGAGGAAAAAACCAGGACCTGTAGCCCCAGTATCGTCATCGCCCCAAAACTCAGGATAATTCATGTAATATACATGATTAAATCAACACAGTCAAGTGATATCATATATACATAGTATATGTAGATAAATATTCAAAAGTTAATCTAGAGTAGGAGGCAAAAGAATGGAAATCCTCTTTGAAGATAGCTACACAAACATTTTATAGTGCCCCAAATGCAGGTTCATGGACATGGACCCACTTAATGGGGAATCACAACTAAATCGTTACACATGGATGCGTTCATTGCCAGCAAAAGTGCATTGCATTTTTGTGAGGATCTtctaagcaggaaaaaaaagccttAAAGTTTCAAGATTATATGCGagactcaataaataaatattaataaataaaaaagtttagACAGTTTAAAAATGACTCATAACAATGATGCTAATACCGTCTCCCTATACATGCCATTCTCTTACAGTATATTGTTTTGCCAATGGATGaatttttcaatcttggcaatgggagtttttaaaaacttttggggGCTTCTCTATACAATCAaagaagcttttgtttttatgAGTAGCCGTACTAAACGAAGCAGAAATACATGAAGTAGTAATTAGGCATCATGAGGTCTTTTCTTACATGGCAATGACCCCAAAATAAATCTGTGTTGATTGAGTGAAGTCCAGAAATTCAGGGGAATCTGTTTTGGACCACAAACGGTCTCCTTTATTCAGTTTGAAGATAGCCCCTTGATAAATAGATTCAAACCACAGTTTTTTATTGCTTGAGGCATTTCCATCCTCACAGACAGACTTAATGGATTTTAGCAATTCCACCTCGGAGTTGAACTCTGAGGACAAGCAGGTGATGTTGTGAGTGAGCAGAAGAGGCTTTGTGCAGCGGTCTTTGTGGAATACAAGCTGAGAGTAGACGAAGTACAGTCCAGTAGAAGGCACAATTAAGGAGTTGTCGTTCTCATTTAGCTTCATGCCATTCTCCAGAATGGAAGGGACCACTTTCGTAGTCCACTTCAGTTGTGGTGAATGAAAGGAGGAAGCTGTGAAGTGAAAGAAAATCAGTGTTAAGGAGAGTGACTGGACAACTTAAAGAaagaagatttatttaatttaatttaatttaatttaatttaatttaatttaatttaatttaatttaatttaatttaatttaatttaatttatcatgtttctttaccacccatctcgtattGCAATGACTTTGGGAGGTTTACAATTCCTTGCACTGTACCTATTTCTGAGGCACAGTTTCCctcaggtgccctccagatatgctcAACTACAGCTCTCACAATTctccacatctggaggacaccaaagCAGGAAAAGCTGCTTTCGACTCTGAGATTTAGTGGAACTGAGATGTATTTCATGCCTTGGTGGGCCTAAGAGCTCAAAACCAGATCCTGCTTTGGGAAGCCTTAAGGCAATTTGATTTGAGCCAATGTGTGTGCAAGAATGACCTGCACCAAATTCTGTCACTAGTCCCATAGGAGAAAGGCTGAATTGCACAACTTCAACAGAGCTTGCTATATATTCTTAAGTAAAAGCTTTCCACGCTAGATGTTCAGTGCTAGAGGTCTAGTTCTGCCAAAGTAATGCACAAGCAGTGGGTTTGGGCTATGGGAGCTGCCAACTGAAGCTCATTGGCTAATTTTCTACTAACTATCCTGTCTCATCTTAAGTGCTTTGTATAATAAGCAACAGCCTAGGGATGATTGGTGAGAATCATAGCCAAATTAAGGCAAGTCCAGATCATATCTCCCCTTTCCTTCATCTTAAGGTCTAGGTTTCATCTAGCAGCTTCTTGTTGAGCATAGTCAGTTGCAAGTGTGCAAGTGTGCAAGAGCCCACAGTTTCAGAAATGTCCCCTTATCTCAGAACACTGCCTCTTTGCAGTATGTCACTCATGTTTCTTCTTTCCAAATGTAGTATTTTCATCAAATCATGAAAGCAGCACATGTTATTTAAGTCTGAAGCCCATCTCCAGAGACCCCTTGCAAGCTACTTAAAATGTCTCCTCACCAACAGCATGGGCAGCTGGTTTTCCAGACCTCAAGGCTTGCACTTTCATTGTGTCGGGCAGAAGTTCtgcaaaggttaaaaaaaaggcagtgtCAGATAATGCATCAAAATCAATCACTTTTATCATAGCTGGAGGGGATCAACCATTATGTCATGTACTCTCTAGCTGGCTAGACAACTGATATATTCAAACTGCTCATGGCAAGCAAATATTACATGGCTTGACTTCCACCTCTCCAATTAACTCAGTGGGACATTCCTGCCTTCTGAGCACCTTCCCTAGAGAATTGGGAAGATGGTAAGGAGAAGCCCATATACTTCAAAAGAGCATTAAGTTTTCAGCAATGGTTATGTGTTGGTTTTGGACTATGTCTCAACTCTGGCCTTTCCCAATTAGTACAGTAAATATCCAGGCTGGGCAGCAATGAAGGGATATAAGATAATAATTGATCTATGGAGCATTAAGTTGGAGAAGGATGCACAGTTCACTAATGTGCTGGGAAAGATTTCCTAAGAAAATAACATGGCTTAGAAACACTTACCAGAAAATGAATTTCCATGTGTTTTAGAGTCctggaaaagaaatgggaaaacgAAATCAATAAGGATGTTGCAGTAACACCACCACTATTAATGCTATtattatataaattgtttaaaagatCAGCCAAGCCAAAGTTATAAAAGGGGCATTTTTGAAGTATAAGATTAACAGAAGAAAACTCTGCAAACACACAGAAAATTAGAGATAGGCATTCGTTATTAAATATGCTATGCCCATGAGTACTGATTTCCGATCGTCCACTTGGTCTCCAGAAAGAATGACAAACACTTATCATACAGGCCAATGTTATATGCCTTCAACAAGCGACTGATTCAGCATCTAATTTTTGCataaaataagtattttgggaggGTAAAAGAAGTGTGACTACAAATAAACAAAGACATGCATTTCCCTCCTCTCTGTCTTTCTTCAGACCTTGCCCACTAGGTCTCAACTTTGTGAAAGCAGAGTTGAGAAAAACCACAGCCAACTATCTTAAGTGTTTTGCTTACACTGATCTGAAAAACAGACTTTGCTAAATTTGCTTTTGTCTCAGTCGTTTCATGCAGAGAGGATAATAGGCCCACATGCACTTATTTCTGCTGGTTGCCCCTAATGGCAAAAACAAATTGGGGCATATGTTACGCACTTATCAGAGACCACAAATCATGGCTGGTGAGCTACACTCACCTTGGTAGAGCACCAGTTGTGGAGATCCAAATGTGTACTTATCTTGTTttattccacccacccacccgtccATCCTTCTTATTCCTTTTATTGGGAACATTTTAAGCCAACAATGTTAACCATCAACTTCCTATTATTTGTTCTTAAAACTCTCAAATATGTgtgcttcttccttcctttatttgtAAGATCTGTAACCCAACTTTTCATCATTCCAAAGCAGAGGAACATGCGCTTGCAAATTTCACCCCATCCCACTTCACAGCAAGCACCCACCGAAACTTTCCTAGCAGAGACTCACCCTTCACCCATCTAATGTTACTAACCTGCTTTTCGGACTGTCCAAATGCACCAACTTGCAAGAGGGTAAACACCACCACGGCCCCAATCAGGAGCAAGAAAGAACAGATGCTGAGACACTTCCAGTGGCTGTCCTTCTGGGGTGATTCCCGAATCACAACTATGTTCCCTTTTTCCACATCGTGCACCAAATGCTCAGAGCTCATTGTGGCTGGGTATGGTTCAGAAAAAGGGTGCGCTATTCCTTTGGGGGACGTGGTGAAAAGGTCCTCAGTGGATTCTGGTGTGGCAGGAAGATAGCAGCtccctggttttttttccccctcaggtgGATTTCACAGATGCTGGGGCTGCATAAATTCAGGTTGTTTCGAAAATTCAGCCACCGGTCAAAGAAGCAAGTAATGGTAGCTGATTCTGGCAGGTGATGAAGAGTCCCTTTAGCTGTTTCCCTTGACCTGTAGCCTCCTTGGAATTCACTTGAGGGATGGTTCctgatttcttgctttttttttttctttttggcctttctttctttctttctttctttctttctttctttctttctttctttctttctttctttcttctcctcgaAGCAACTGCAGCCTTGCTCAGAGGAGACTTGAGTGTTTTGGGCACACTTGGTGCTTCCTTTTAAACCCTTCTCGAAGTGAGAAGTCCTGTACTATCCCCGCCCACACAGTAGAGGCTCACATCTGTCAGATAATGAGCAAGAGGAAAAAGCAACACGGTCACAGAAAGAGGAAACCGGAACAGAAAAGCTTGTGGGACGTCTTGGAATTGCACCTTGGTGGTTTCAGATGGAAGGAGGATACCCCACCCTTTTTGGCCTGGTTTGCTCGTGAGACTGGAAAAGCAGGTTATTTAAATGGTGTGATAAATAAATTCactctttcttttcctggctaAGTAAATAATGAAGGAGATATAACAGAGAGGAGTTTCAGAAGAGATAATATATCTGATAGATCCTCTTGCTCTGCAGGGGTATCTCTGCACAAGATATTTCTGGGCACCGCTGAGGAATGCTCCAGAGTAAAGTGGAGAAATGTTTCCAGTGTGGTTCCCATGGGCATCATTAGGTTAGCAACATCTTCcgtggtgcccaccagcttcctGTTTACCTGTTTACctgatttcctttttcctttctttcttctttacattttaaaaatgagagttGGCAAGTGGTGAAGCGCCATCTCCCAGAATCCTCTCTATTCCCTTCAAAGGGTTCCAGTAAActgtcttagaaaataaaaatgcttgacTGCCGCAGCTGCTTTATTTGGACATGTTTTCCCCCCCTCCCTGCTCCCTTAAAAGACAAATGTAACCAGAGAGAGTCATGAACACCAATGTAAGAAACAGGGGTTGGAACAGGTCGGATCCAGACAAGTCGGTCCTTTGTATACCCTCTTATAAGCCGCATTTTTGTGAAAGCACCGAAAGCGTATTTTCAAAATCCCGAATGTACACATTGGTTCCCAAAGTGTGGGAAACTCCAGAATAGACAATACTGAGCTGGATGCAAGGGCATCTGCAGAGTgtgatccaaaaagtcaagatggtgtccatgatggtgcaatcaaacaTGGGTGGacctttgatcacaccattgtaatgggccaccatcttgactttttggaccacgcCTTGTGGACATCCCTGAATAGATGGGTTATAGATGTGACTCTGTTCATGTGGTAGGTCTT
This window contains:
- the LOC134492190 gene encoding tumor necrosis factor-like translates to MSSEHLVHDVEKGNIVVIRESPQKDSHWKCLSICSFLLLIGAVVVFTLLQVGAFGQSEKQDSKTHGNSFSELLPDTMKVQALRSGKPAAHAVASSFHSPQLKWTTKVVPSILENGMKLNENDNSLIVPSTGLYFVYSQLVFHKDRCTKPLLLTHNITCLSSEFNSEVELLKSIKSVCEDGNASSNKKLWFESIYQGAIFKLNKGDRLWSKTDSPEFLDFTQSTQIYFGVIAM